The Lolium rigidum isolate FL_2022 chromosome 1, APGP_CSIRO_Lrig_0.1, whole genome shotgun sequence region CCCCGGCACGATGTAGCTGTCCGTCCTCATCACCAGCCACCGGATGTCCCGCAGAACCCTCTGGTCCTCGTCGCAGAAGAAAAACTTGTCTTCCACGCTGGCGTCGTGGTCGAGATGGACATACGCAAACGGCGGCAGTTGCTGCGCCGTCGTCGACGCGGCAATGGCGGCATCGATCACCTTGTTTTTCAGCATGTTCCCGTAGCTCTCGGCGGTGTCAATGCTGAAGTTGGTGTAGCTCGTGAGCGGGAAGTCCGGCGGCAGCAGCCACGTCGTGCCGGGGAAGGGCTCGCAGAACAGCTCGCCCATCTCGTTACTGGGGTCCACGAGGAGCACGCGGTCGGTGAGCACCGCGTACAAGAACGCCGACGCGGCGGCCAGGATCCGGTTCCCGAGGCCTTGGTACGATATGGACGCCAGGTACCTGCACTCCGGAGACCCGATGGCGCCGGGGTGGCTTTTCCCCGACTGGAGCTGCTCCACGGCGTCGCTGTAGGCGGCGGTGCCCGGGCCGCAGCGTCTTTGCAGGGCCTCGTGCCGCCGCAGCTTGGTGACGAGGTACGGGGAGGGTTTCCTGCCGGCGCTCCGGCGGTACGTAGCGAACTCGAACCTGCTGTGGCAGGATCGCTCGTTGAAGCCGTCGTCCGCCAGGAGGCCGCCGAGAAGCCTGTCGTGCGCTCCTGCCAGAAAGACACCACAAAAGAAACCTTCAGAGGTAGTCGTAAACTGCATCTACCATGGTTGCATCATCCAAGTCCTGATTGCGCGGAGCACCCTGGAATTAATCGTACCTCGGACAGTACAAGATGAAATACTGTAGGTTTACCTAGACGTGAGGCGTTGGCGGAGCCGATCCACAACGCAGACGCGCTCGAGCGCGCGCCGAAGAGGATGGCCATCGACGGCACGGTGACGATGAAGGCGACGAGCACGGCGTTGGCCGCGCATCCCCGCTTTCTGTCGAGCATTTTCAGCGGCGGCGCCGCAGCGCCATCGCGACCCTTCTCCATGTCCCGCTGCGGCATCCTACCCCAGGTCAGTACTGCGTGTCACTGCGCGCCTCCCCTTGCTGAGATCCAACGTGCAGTGCTCACCATATTGAGGACAATGGGACGTGATCTAAAAGCTCAAATGTTTGTATTCCGTAATTCGTGCAGCAAGCAAAGCTCCAACTTGCTGTACTAAAAACATCCTTCTGTTCCTCTTTTTGGGGAGTAACATACGGCATTGAATGACGATTGTGAGATTTGTCATTGACGGCAATTGTAAAATGATCTGGATTCAAAATTGAAACATTGTTAACTTACTACTAGCTCACAAGACAACGCCACGAACATGCATGCCTGCAAATGCTGCGCATCGATTGAACGAGAAAGGGTGCAAGTAGTAGGCATTTTTTTTCTTATAAAAAGAAGCAAAAGTTGTTCCTCCTCCATAATTATACTCTCTCGATCTGGAGGATACGACCGACTAATCTTGTCTCGAGTCACTAAGTTTATATGAAAGAATGTCAATATCTGCAATACGCAATAAATACATTATTGGAAAATAATATATATACTATAATTATACATTAGGGACCTCTACAATACTCAAAAATGCATTCTAAAAATATGATAGTAGATCAAGTAATTAGACAGTTCAACCTCTACAATACTTAGTAAATACATTATGACAATATAATAGATCTAGTAATTAAACAGTACTAACATCTACAGTACTTAGTAATTGAATTAAAAATCTAGTGCTTAAAAACCTCTACTGCTCTAATATACTCTATACATACGTTATCTGAATATATTTCATAAGAGATCAAGTAATTAATATGGAGTTTGTATTgtatattgttttttttttttgataaaaagcAAAATATTACTTTCAAAACATATTTCACTAGAGATCAATATGATATCAATTACATCCGACCTCTGCAACAACAAAATGACAAGAGCTAGTTGATAGACCACAACCAAATTATTAATGAAAATAAGAAACATAAAGTACTACGCCCCATCCCAAAGCGATTATCAATCTACAATATCAAAACAGGACTGTTGGAAAGCTCTGATGCAAGACGCACGGTTGCCACACACACACAGTTTCAACGTAAACTATGGCACACAAGAAAAACCGTGTTTTTGCACAACGTGCTACCCAGAGAGACGTAGATACGCCCCACCGCATACCGTCAAACATGAGGTCGGCCACGCAGGGTGTTGTGGATCACGAGGCTAAAATCTTCACATTATGTAGTTGTTGAATCGCCAAATTTACCATCACAGTCAAGTTTCTGATAATTGCTACACCAATGGAGAGCACACCATGAGATCTTGGATCGACACTGGTCGTAGTCATATCATCGCTAGGTCGCCAAGTAGGTGTACAAGCCTGAAGACCAAATCATGCACCTTCTCAGCCATCATCTCTGGCAAGGCTACCATAGTGGTCGACCCAATTGCACCTCTGTCTTTTGGGACACAAAGCTAGAGAGCGAAATCACGCTTTACTCCACTGAAGACTTTTCTTGATATACTTCCTTCACTGCCATCTCCATCTACCATGGTGTCGAGAAACGAAATGTGGCTACCTTGCTGCCAGCGTGCCCATGGGCACACACCAGGACATGTTGCTGAATGATTTTATATAGTTTTTGAGCTTACTTTACAAATATAAAATCTCTCATTTCATGTTACATCTAGCATTTTTATGTCCATTATGCATGATTACTTATTCCACTTTTTTCGTGTGAGCATTTCACAACCTTAGGTTTCTATCAGGAttttttgtttttccttgacTCTGGTGTGTGTTTAGgtgtactttttttttgaagctgaacagtgagtttcctcactgcatatttttatattttattaaaataAAGGTCTGTACAAACAGTGCTAGAGAAAAGCActgaaagaaaaagagaaaaagcgcCTACAGAACTATACAAAATTTTCTACCCAAACCTGCAGTCCCGCATAGGACTTCCTTTTGGCCTTGTGAATAAGGAGAGACAGTTCATCCTTTAATTTTCGCCTGGCTCTGTAGAGACTAGGGGTCAATCCTTTGAAAATAGCATCATTACGTGTCGTCCAGATTGACCAACAAATGAGAATTATAATTTCCATGAAGAAAGGCTGTCGAATATGTGCTTTGATACTCTGTATATAATTCTGGATATCATTTGGCATAGCAACTTGAGCAAGATTCCAGAGAGGGCACATGTACTGCCAGCAATGTTGTGCAAATGGGCAAGTAAAAAACAGATGATCTCTAGTCTCAGTAACTGCTTGATTACACATGATGCATGTGTAATCAGTCATATAGAAATTCTTCCTTTGCAAGAGTGCTCTTGTGTTCAAACGATTATGGATCAGTAACCAGAAAAACACTCGATGTTTATCTTGGCAGCAACTTTTCCAAAGCCATTTGATGGCAGGGATCACAGGATCATGCTTGGTTAAAGATCTGTATGCTGAAGAAACTTTATAACCTGGGCCATTATCAGTAACACTCCAGCTATCCTTATCCTGGGAGAGTTGTGTGTGTTTAGGTGTACTCAAAGAGTTAGGAACATAACACGACGCAAGAAGCCAAAATGATTCAATTTAGGGGAGTCAACGCATAAGAAGTAGCCATATAAAGTGTGAAAATTTGATATGTTTTTTTAATAACGTAAATTGAAGATCCAAAATCATTATGTTGTAGTCCTCCATATGAATCCAACGAGTCAAAAAATAAACACCTGAATCGGTGACTCGATTTTCGTATGAAAAAATGACCGTGCAAAATTGAAACTAACAGAAATATTACGAGCTTATAGTAACAGCCCGGCCGGAAGTATACCTAGGCATGAACAGCCCGGCCCAGTTGGCCTGACCCAAAAATCCTGGCCTGGCCCAAAAATCCTAGACTGGGCCACAGATTTAGGCCCGTTGGCCAAGCCGGGCCAGGCCTGGGCTGTGGATTCGAACGATATGACAAGAAGAACTGGCCCGAGACTTCACAGCCAAACGGGCTTTTGCATGCTTGGGTCCGTATTTAGGCCTGACAGTCGGGCTCGGCCCGGCCGAATGCCCAGGTATAGCATGGTCACTTGGACACCATCACGTGTGAGTGTTACTCTGCCATGTGCAAGGACTTTACCCAGTCCTCGTCAGACTCGAGAAACAGCGCGAGAGCCCTCACGTCGTCCATCCAGTCGCACGGCTCGGCCGCGAACTCCGACGCCACCGAGCTGCTGCCGCTACAGTCATCTTCGCCTCCTGATCCACCGGTCCGCGTCTCCGCGACCGGTGTCGTCTCCGGGCGGAAGAAGAGGCCGCCGGTGCACCGTACGGCCTTTGGCGCCCACACGGctgacgacggcgccgccgcgcgaGAAGCGGCAGGCTCTGGGTTGGCCAGCATTGCTGCAGCGGTGGAGGAGCTAGAGCTGGAGGCGCCAGGCGTGGTGGTGATCCTGGTGGTGGCGGGTCGGGGTCGGCCGGCGCCGGGAAGCGCCCTCCGTCCGAGGGTGCTGTTCCAGTAGTTCTTGATTTCGTTGTCTGTTCGGCCGGGGAGCCTGCCCGCAATGAGAGACCACCTGTTACCGAGGAGGCCGTGGAGCCTCAAGATgagctcctcctcatcgtcggagATGTTACCCCGCTTGATGTTCGGCCGGAGGTAGTTCAGCCACCGCAGCCGGCAGCTCTTGCCGCACCGACGCAGACCTGCGTGCAAATTCCACCGAGGCTAAGGA contains the following coding sequences:
- the LOC124671611 gene encoding anthocyanin regulatory C1 protein-like → MGRRACCAKEGVKRGAWTSKEDDTLASYVKAHGEGRWREVPQRAGLRRCGKSCRLRWLNYLRPNIKRGNISDDEEELILRLHGLLGNRWSLIAGRLPGRTDNEIKNYWNSTLGRRALPGAGRPRPATTRITTTPGASSSSSSTAAAMLANPEPAASRAAAPSSAVWAPKAVRCTGGLFFRPETTPVAETRTGGSGGEDDCSGSSSVASEFAAEPCDWMDDVRALALFLESDEDWVKSLHMAE